The Topomyia yanbarensis strain Yona2022 chromosome 3, ASM3024719v1, whole genome shotgun sequence nucleotide sequence AATGGCATTGACGTTATCACTTTGAACTTCATATTCTTCAAAGTAGGGTCGCGAGGATTCCGCGACGTTTTGTCATgcccaggagcggatccagaaaaaaatttcgggaaggGTCCGATTTTTCATATtgtaatgaacattgtacaatgcATCTTGcgtcaaaaaatcatttaatgaaaatcaattttggtggtcaaatttgatttgattttaagtttaaaactaatataaaattgaagctaatttaaaatttctcaacaagttaaaaaaaattcggagggagtgcggacccccaagaccctccccttggatccgccactggtcaTGCCGTTACAGCACGCAATACAGTCATTAAGGAGGAGTGTCGATGTAGAACGCATACTAAGACGGATTGTAGTTGATACTATGGACTTCCTCGATTTACTCGCTACAGACGATTAGTTGCTGCCAGCGCTCAGCACTTGTCTCGTTCCTGTATGCGATTCTAATGAAAGCCGCCATTTacttacttaccttaccgttgaCTCTTGCtatatgcagaagccgtctccactccactcggtccattgctgcttgtcgccagcctcgcagtcttcgaacggtccgcaggtcgtcctctatctggtcgatccaccgtccCCGTCTTcttgtagggtcgccctcaagaaccatcttcaccgggtcgtcgtccgacattcttacgacgtgtccaggcTATTTTTgtggtatgcgcgatggatggttcttccagcagctgatgcaactcatggttcattcgcctgcgccacgttccgtcttccatctgcacgccaccatagctggtacgcaacacctttcgttcgaaaactccaagggtgcgttggtccttcacgagcatagtccaggtctagtagccgtagaggaccaccggtctaatcagcgtcttgtagataatcaacttcgtgcggcggcgcattttgttcgaccggagcgtcctccggagtccaaagtaggcacgatttcccgccaaggtCCGTCTCTggatttctctgctggtatcattgtcgacGGTTACCAGTGAGTCCAAATACGTGAATTCGTTGACCATCtcaatttcgtcaccgtcaatccgagctcgggatgggaggttcacattgtcgtctctaaaaacctcttcctctcatgtattttgtcttcgaaacgtagATGGccagtccaatcctgctggcttcaacTTTCAGTCtaatgtacgtttccgacatcgcctcaaagttccgtgccattatgtcaatatcgtcggcgaagccaagaagctgaacggacttcctgaagatcgtggtactcgtgtctatccccgctctccttattacaccttctaacgcaacgttgaacagcaggcacgatagaccatcaccttgccgtaaccctcttcgagattcaaaggaacacgagagtgtccctgatactcgaacaacgcacatcacccgatccatcgtcgctttgactaatcgtgttagcttatccggtaaaccgtactcgtgcattatctgtcATAGCTGATCTcaatcgattgtgtcatacgccgatttaaaatcgatgaacaaatgatatgTGGGCACGTTTTATTCGTGGCccttctgcagaacctgccgaatcgtgaatatttggtccgtggtggcgcgggaacccatgaatcccgcttggtagtgccccacgaactcccttgtAAATGGTGACAATCAGCGCCAAAGAATTTGAGAGAGGACCTTGCaggcggcgctaagtagtgtgatcgggcgatagttgcagcaatccaacttgtcaccctttttgtagattgaacaaacgacaccctccatccactcctccggaagaatctcctcctcccaaattttgaCCATTACCCAGTatagcgctttagccagtgtttcaccaccgtattttaatacGGTTTTTTttcgctgggtagttgatctacaccggcagctttgttgtttttcagccgaccgatctcctccttgactttTTGGAGATCAGGGGTcggcagcctatcgtcttctgcgcgtTCTCCAAGATCCGtgccataccgccttcgtcctctTCTGCTTCACCGAtgaggtgctcgtcatagtactacttccacctctcaatcacctcacactcgttcgtaagaaggttgccgtctaaGTCCCTGCACATATAGGGCTAGCGGGACGTAGCCTTTGCACGAACTGTTCAGCTactcgtagaacttccgtgtgtcgtttacgcggtacagttgttccatcgcttcgcgatctcgttcctcctgttggcgcttATTTCTCCGGTGGACCGAGCTTTGCCTGTTCCGTACTTGTTTTTATCACTTcacattctgtctcgttccgtgctgcagcatcctctcccgtgctgcattcttctcctctattaactgcttacattcgccatcgaaccagtcgtttcctcgattcggaatcgctgtaccTAGTGCCGCTATAACAGTACTTCCTATGGCGGAACGGATCTCCCTCCAGCCATCTACAAGAGTAGCTGCGCCCAGCTGTTCTTCCTTGGGTGGTGGCGCTTCCCGCCGCTGTGCGTAGTCTTGGGCAACCCCGGCGTCATGAAGTTGCGCAATGTTGGGCCTTGGCGTCCGACTACGACGAGTGTTGTACACCGTCGAGAGTTTTGAGCGCATGCATACAGCAACTAGGTAATGGTCCGAATACATTTGCGCCCTGCGGTATGTACGAACGTAAGTGATATCAGAGAGCGATCGcgcgtcgattagaacgtgatcgATTTGATTTTCGGTGCGTTGGTCGGGTGATCTCTAGCTGGCTTTGTGGATATGTTTGCGGAGGAAGAAAGTACTTCGGAATACCATGCCATGAGAGACTGCGAAGTTcacgcatcgttggccgttgtcatttgacaCGGTGTGCAAGATGTTCGACCCAATTACCGGTCTAAACGTTACCTCTCGTCCTACCTGAGCGTTCATATCaccgatgacgattttcacgTCCCGTTGCGAACAGCCGTCGTACACCTCCTCCAGCTTCGCATAGAACGCTTCCTTCTCATCGTCGGTTCTCCCATCGTATGGgcagtgtacgttgatgatgctgtagttgaagaaacggcctttgatcctcaacttacacatccttgcgttgatcggagtcCATCCAATCACGCGTTGATGCATCCTACACAGCACTacaaagccggttcccagctcgttggtggtGCCACAGCTCTGATAGAAAGTAGCCgcccgatgcccgcttttccataccttttgtcctgctaagcaaagttcctgcagtgctACGACTTCAAAGTTACATGGTTGGAGTTCGTCATAGATTGTTCTGTTGAAAGCTGGAAAGCAGAGtgacctgcagttccatgttccgagtttccaatcgttgTCCTTATTTCATCGCGTAGGTCTTTGCCGATTGTTCCGATTCGTATTTTCTTCTGCATTGTTCGTAACGGTTAGTTTTCCAGGGCGGCTTGTTGGGCCTTCCCCAACCCCCTGTCTCACCGGAGGACCATCGTGTCAGCTCTGTTTAGAGTCCCGCGCTGACACAAGGACAATACATTAGCCACCTCTAATATGGAGAACAGACGCTCGGATGGAggatgaaaaacattttgtaaCACAGGGTCTGCACTTTCGAATTGTATTTCCGATCGTTCATATGTTTTATCGCTCGACGAACATTtgcagatttttattttaagatCTATGTTTAATAATATAACCGTGGATAATGTTGATAACCTTCTTGAAAAGTACGCCGGAGATAAATCCGTAGATTTCCgtacaaaaaatacttttctttAGATTTTATCCGTAGATGCGCAGAAAATCATAaaatccgtagatctacggagaTTTGCGTTGATCTGACATCGCTgctcctgagtcgatttcttttcccaccaggagtgcttgttccaaatttaaagcaaatcgAAAAAGTCTAGCTAAAACCCACTAGCTGGCAATTTCACCGTTCGGTAGCACTGTGTTTATCAGATTATGACGACAAGTAAaactaagaaagataattttattgtgtacaactttgtcgaaggctgcaagtcaatccgactttgtccgaagaagttattaaaattttaaagaagtGATGCTTGAACCAGTTTTGTATGGGGCTTAACCACGCgtagttgtgtatcagtactcgatttccacgaactatatatttttgtgaaataatggtggGGTTTAGCTTAATAGTATGAATGGAGGAATTAAAGTTAATAATACAAGTCATATTTTGACTAGGAAATTTTAGTTCCATATGTTACCGCATAATGGGCGCGAACACTAATTTTCAACGGTGACAAATAGAAACTAGGTGGCTTAACTACAAAGTTGCAGAGTAGgtattttttagtaattgttctGAATATGTCCGTATTCAATTTCTCTTCTTTGCACAGCTCATGTTGGCGCCCTCGGATACAGCATATAGGCGGATACAGGTAGATCTAAAATTTTCTAgccaaagcatgactcgtatttttaaattttctgcgatttgcttcgagcgcaCCGAAACGTTGATAATATTCTTGTCTAAACCCATGTAAATGGTACTAGTGGTTTGTTGAAAAAATGAGGCGAGCTGTGACTGAAAAGAAACCTATTGCATATTTTAAGGTCACGTCACAAATGAAAAGAAGTGTTTATCGTTGACAGTTAGCAAGTGCTGTTTACatgaacttattttttttttgaaatttccttcAAGCGAATCGAATCATTTCCAAAATTTTCTAAGTACATCTAAACAATACTAGTGAAGTGTCTAAAAGTAACTCTATGTCTATTCGACCACTGCACAATGGGCAATCTTGGGACCAGAAATTCCACGAAAAACAATTATTTACGATCTTTCCAGGTTTCTCCGCTACAAAAAATAACATTCTTGAGTAAAGACGTGCAATCGGCTCCATTGAGGGTGTTACACAGTAACAATATAAATTTATTCAACCAAGAACCAACTAAGAGAAAAACTACGCTAGTAATTTTCTGAAAAGATCACGAGGGGACAGAACAGAATTGAAATGAATGGATGCAGTTAATATATAGTGTTTTCCCAGCAGAAACCATCATATATAAGACTAAACACACAATCACATTACAGTCTCAGTCATAAGTACACTCATTGCATTCCAAACCAACACCACAACCACTGGACAAACAAATTCTGATCACACATCTACAACGAAAACAGAACGCAGTGAACGACAATCACCATTAGAACCGTTTCAACAGACCCCTCAGCAACAGAAGAGATTCATTCAAAATTCGCCGTAATTCTGATAATAGCATGATCATGGAAGCTCTACAGCCGAGCATCGATTGCATTGGCCATATACTGTCAGATGCGTGactatttcaattttaaagtttttcacCGAGATGCAGAAATACTTTCAATAGAAAAGATGGAAGAGATAGACAGGCTTCAGAGAGGTCGGTTTCACTCACCCGCATCCAAAATCAAATCATCGGCGACATTGTCGTGCTCGACATCTTCTTTCTTAACTGCTTTAATATTACCTAGCGTGTTGAACGTCGAGGGGGAGTTCTTACAGCCGTACCACCAATGCGCTACCGGACGCGGGAATGGTGGGTCTGATTCATCGATCTAAAATGTAACGAAAACTCTTAGCTACTGTCTTTCAGctaaaacgaaaacaaaaacaaatcttaCGGCGAACGTCCTATCGTTAAACCGATAGTACTTATCGTCCTTGAAGAAGTACGTGTAACCATTGGTGTACTGTAGGGCTGCGTCGATATTGTTCGGCAGTCCCTCCCAGTTGGAGATCGGTTTCGGGTAGGTCGATTTGACCGGGGGTCTCTTCAGCGGATCGAACCGCCAGAATTTACTGCCCTTGTAGAAATAGATCTTGCCGTTACCGCCCCATACCATAGCAGCATCCAGATGGTCCGGAATACCGGTGAATCCTTCGCTGATCTCTTTCGGATAGTCTCCATCGACCTGCCGGCCCGAGTACCGCCAGTATTTGGTCCCCTGGAAGAAGTACGTTTTTCCGTTTTTGTATGTAAACGCTGCGTCGATGTTTcctgaaaaaatatttgaatattatttcaatttttctctTAGCACAACACACAGCTATCCCAACAGACCTGGTAGTCCTGGCCACCCTTCGGAAATTCTCCGCGGATAACCTTCAGCAACTGCATTTTCGGTTAGCTTATAGTACATGTCTCCCTTGAAGGCATAGGTATTGCCGTCAGCACCGTTGAACATAGCATCGATCTTGGGCGAGGAGCATAGCTCCGAATCAGGATCTTTCTGCACCGGTCGTTGTGTCGGTCGAGGTGGATTGAATCCGCCGCTATTGCTAGTTTTTCGTCCGTAGAGAGCTTGGATTCCCTAAAATCAACAATACTATTGCCACGGATGATGATTACATTTGCAACGGTTTCAACTCACCTGAACATCATCGGAATCTAACCGGAATACTGGATCATACCCACGGTAGAACGGTGCCATCAGTGCCGATCGTACATCGGAGTGACTCAACCCTAGTGAATGACCAAATTCGTGCGCGGCTACCTGAAACAAGTTTGTCCCCCGGCTTTTTCCGATTGTCCAGAACTCCGCATCATCAAAGTGAGCATCTCCTCCGTATACTGGGAAGTACGCATGGGCTAAGGTACCACCTGGTCCGTCGAAAGGATCACCATCACCGTGTTCATTCAATTCGAACCTAATATCTATGTGCACTGGAGCACTTTTCTTTGGTGTGAATGTTAGATCGGTGTACTCGCTCCACACCGAGAATGCTTTTGCAATTTCCTTGTCTACCTCGGTTCGGTCCAGTTTCGAGGGGTACTTGGATATCCGGTAGGTAAGCGCTTTCACCTTCCATCGGCTGCCCTGCAGGGCATATCGTTTCGATCGGGAATCCGATCCGAAACCCACCTTGTCCCGTACTCCACACCGTGGCAGTGACATTAGCTCCATCGTTTCATTGTCCAGCTCACCGGTCGTGTTCAACCCGGCAAAACTCTGGAACTCCATGATAGCTTTCTCCCATGTGTCCTTATCTAACAGGTTCCCACTGGTGGGATTCCGGAACTTTGCGCTGAGGTATCCGAATTGTGACAGGTACAGCTGttgacataaaaataaaaatagcatTAGATACATCGTCAAATGAGAATATTCACTATTACCGAAAAACCATTCGAACAAGTGACCGACGACAGCAGAAGAACACAAATTAAAGCAATTAACTCCATAGCGCGAGCACCTACTTCTCGCTACAACTTTCCCATCCGAAATGAGTCCCATAGAATTAGTTCTAGAGGCGACATTTCGCAATCCCAGCACTCACCGGAGCTTAATTGAAATTCACATAAAATACCCAAACGAACGATCAGATGGCAAGGATATTACGCGCTTCGTCCACCGGCTCCGATTCATTGACGGACTGTATCAGCACACATTAGGAGGGCCGTAGCACATTATCGATTCTGCGCGTGCAGGCCCATTTCACGACCAACGGCGACGGCGGAACCTCGGCAGATCAAGATCGACGTTGGCTGATAGTGGCAACCTACTTATATACACTACACTTCCAGTCAACCGGTCTCAGCCTGATAGTGCGAAGCAGAACAATGACAAGGGGTGACAAATTGCTCGCAGAATTTCTATAAAATCCCGCTAATAAAATCGGCGGCTTTTCTTGACCGAAAGGACGGTTGTATTTTAGCGACAATGTTAAATGGGGACAAAGACATTGGAATTGAGAGCGAATTGAAGGTGGTGTTGTGGGGTTAAACTGTTGGCACCAGTGGTATGTTCTTGCATCGAATGGGTGCTAAGTGACAAGTCAAATAAATTCCAGGATAAGCTTTATTAAATTTCCCAACACCTTAAAAGGAGTTAGTTTTCATTTTATGTCGGTTCCATATATGGCATattcaaagcaaaatgagtgaaATGGTAGAAATGAGTTGCACTGTGTAGAAAATGTGTCCACGTCATATTCACTATTCATACCAGTCGTGGAATATGTCTCTTTTGTCAGTTCACATGATTGCCCTCCAGAGAAACATGTCTCTTCTTACCAAGAGAGATTTTGAAAGATTTGAGCGATTCAGTCTCCCTCTTTCTAAACTAAAGTGACCTAATGTCTTGGATTAATCGGGACAGTCCCGGATCTAAAGGACTGGTCACGCATGGCTGGACGTACCGGAAACTACTAGTATgagttagagatggtcgggtttcaattttttcgaactcaaacccgacccgaacgcgagagcatgaaaattaaaaaaacagaacccgacccgagcccgaaattataaaatttgaaaaacccgaacccgacccgagcccgaacatttcaaaaattaaaaacccgaacccgacccgtacccgagaatgaaaattttgtaaaacccgaatccgacccgacccgagaattttaaaatttgagaacccgaacccgacccgaacccgaaaatttaaaatttgagaagcccgatccgaatccaacttgctaatacggagaatcaatcaaagatctcgaagatttttaattctaggcacccgagctggactCTAGGCTCAtataagaatagtagaatcactcgaatctgaagtagcaccatacgctttgagttatatctgcatatggcaaaacaaatcactgccgagtagaatccgcatttatatttactattattgaacgtcgaatttgtaatgttctgagaagcttataaatcgtcgatatcttaacagtcacagtttccaacaaccttgcccgtcgtacttaaccaaaatttctattttttatcagaaaccattcctgcaaggcagtttcgtattatttattacatgtactaaattaagctatgacaattggcaattcgtattcgacagtttacatgacgtcacccacgttactggttggtacggtcaaacctgtatcgaagggtatcaatcaagattttctgacgtgttcttgatgttccatcattagcgttaggacgtTCTATGATGGGGTATCaaagttattttatgcttcagattatacggtaagcgcgccaCTAGacatgcttcgacatctccaaaggaacgactccaaacttttaaaaatccgttaatggcttcaacagaacataccaaatttttgcgatcaattccttaagttcgtggaaattcatgtattttcatgaaggaatccggatcatgcaacagctcagcccgggaacaatctgacagaaagtgcttgtttcatatatgtaccactgatttgatagtggtgctattataccatcaccatatgagtgtcgTGAACAtcgaaacctggcggaagtgaagctaggtttaggtctgatggaacaaagacagtctctagaaaatttgacctaaactatctgcttttaaaaaataatgcgccctttttaaatttgagccgccataatgacactaaagtaccaccaaatttgtgagttcaaatccttatttttccgttacagtttattttaattgcaagcaatctttatcataaactaatttgattattaaacttccgttaaagcaggtacaacctatttgtttcgtttgaccaacttaacagtgctcgcttaaagtttgtttagggtacaaatgg carries:
- the LOC131693610 gene encoding matrix metalloproteinase-19 isoform X1; this translates as MPRTSGIHWLWPSLALLTLSWTTVVSTPVQTTSQAELYLSQFGYLSAKFRNPTSGNLLDKDTWEKAIMEFQSFAGLNTTGELDNETMELMSLPRCGVRDKVGFGSDSRSKRYALQGSRWKVKALTYRISKYPSKLDRTEVDKEIAKAFSVWSEYTDLTFTPKKSAPVHIDIRFELNEHGDGDPFDGPGGTLAHAYFPVYGGDAHFDDAEFWTIGKSRGTNLFQVAAHEFGHSLGLSHSDVRSALMAPFYRGYDPVFRLDSDDVQGIQALYGRKTSNSGGFNPPRPTQRPVQKDPDSELCSSPKIDAMFNGADGNTYAFKGDMYYKLTENAVAEGYPRRISEGWPGLPGNIDAAFTYKNGKTYFFQGTKYWRYSGRQVDGDYPKEISEGFTGIPDHLDAAMVWGGNGKIYFYKGSKFWRFDPLKRPPVKSTYPKPISNWEGLPNNIDAALQYTNGYTYFFKDDKYYRFNDRTFAIDESDPPFPRPVAHWWYGCKNSPSTFNTLGNIKAVKKEDVEHDNVADDLILDAAGADERPAGDDYNSGKGSSSARISTSIIIILTLLGFALMV
- the LOC131693610 gene encoding matrix metalloproteinase-19 isoform X2, encoding MPRTSGIHWLWPSLALLTLSWTTVVSTPVQTTSQAELYLSQFGYLSAKFRNPTSGNLLDKDTWEKAIMEFQSFAGLNTTGELDNETMELMSLPRCGVRDKVGFGSDSRSKRYALQGSRWKVKALTYRISKYPSKLDRTEVDKEIAKAFSVWSEYTDLTFTPKKSAPVHIDIRFELNEHGDGDPFDGPGGTLAHAYFPVYGGDAHFDDAEFWTIGKSRGTNLFQVAAHEFGHSLGLSHSDVRSALMAPFYRGYDPVFRLDSDDVQGIQALYGRKTSNSGGFNPPRPTQRPVQKDPDSELCSSPKIDAMFNGADGNTYAFKGDMYYKLTENAVAEGYPRRISEGWPGLPGNIDAAFTYKNGKTYFFQGTKYWRYSGRQVDGDYPKEISEGFTGIPDHLDAAMVWGGNGKIYFYKGSKFWRFDPLKRPPVKSTYPKPISNWEGLPNNIDAALQYTNGYTYFFKDDKYYRFNDRTFAIDESDPPFPRPVAHWWYGCKNSPSTFNTLGNIKAVKKEDVEHDNVADDLILDAGADERPAGDDYNSGKGSSSARISTSIIIILTLLGFALMV
- the LOC131693610 gene encoding matrix metalloproteinase-14 isoform X3, yielding MPRTSGIHWLWPSLALLTLSWTTVVSTPVQTTSQAELYLSQFGYLSAKFRNPTSGNLLDKDTWEKAIMEFQSFAGLNTTGELDNETMELMSLPRCGVRDKVGFGSDSRSKRYALQGSRWKVKALTYRISKYPSKLDRTEVDKEIAKAFSVWSEYTDLTFTPKKSAPVHIDIRFELNEHGDGDPFDGPGGTLAHAYFPVYGGDAHFDDAEFWTIGKSRGTNLFQVAAHEFGHSLGLSHSDVRSALMAPFYRGYDPVFRLDSDDVQGIQALYGRKTSNSGGFNPPRPTQRPVQKDPDSELCSSPKIDAMFNGADGNTYAFKGDMYYKLTENAVAEGYPRRISEGWPGLPGNIDAAFTYKNGKTYFFQGTKYWRYSGRQVDGDYPKEISEGFTGIPDHLDAAMVWGGNGKIYFYKGSKFWRFDPLKRPPVKSTYPKPISNWEGLPNNIDAALQYTNGYTYFFKDDKYYRFNDRTFAIDESDPPFPRPVAHWWYGCKNSPSTFNTLAGADERPAGDDYNSGKGSSSARISTSIIIILTLLGFALMV